The DNA sequence GCGACCCTCGCGGAGAAGGTCCGCGCCAAGACGATCGAGGTGTCCGCGCTGCAGGACGGGACGGTCACGATCACGAACATCGGACCCATCGGGGGGCTCTTCGCTACTCCCATAGTGAACCACCCCGAGGTCGCGATCCTCGGCCTGATGAAGCTCGGGAAGCGCCCGGTCGTGCGCGACGGCAAGGTCGTTGCACGGGACGTCATGAACCTGGTGCTGTCCTTCGACCACCGCATCGTGGACGGGGCCGACGCCGCGAGCTTCATGAACACCATCATCAAGCATCTCGAGAACCCGCAGACCCTTCTCTAAGAAAGAGGTAACTATGGCTATTTCGACGGACGTGCTCATCATCGGCGGCGGCCCCGGCGGCTACGTGGCGGCCATCAAGGCCGGCCAGCTCGGCAGGAAGGTCCTGCTCGTGGACCGAGACAAGCTCGGCGGCGAGTGCCTCAACTACGGCTGCATACCGTCGAAGGCGCTGATCGCCGCCGCGGGGCACGCCCACAAGTCCAAGAAGTCGAAGGACGCCGGCTTCGACGACCCCAAGCACCAGCTCGACTGGACCAAGGTCGTGGCGTGGAAGGACCAGATGATCGGCGGCTTCGTGAAGAACATCGGCGTCCTGGTCAAGGGGAACAAGGGCGAGCACATCCAGGGCTCGGCCGTGTTCACGACCGCCAACACCGCCGTGGTCACGAAGGCCGACGGCTCCGCCGAGGAGGTGGAGTTCAAGCACGCGATCATCGCGACCGGCTCGGAGATCGTCTCGGTCCCCGGCTTCACGATCGACGGCAAGGACATCCTGGGCTCCAAGGAGGCGCTCGACCTCAAGACCCCGCCCGAGGGCCTGGTCGTCGTCGGCGGCGGCGTGATCGGCCTCGAGATCGGGACCTTCTTCGCCAAGCTCGGCACGAAGGTGACGGTCGTGGAGTTCACGGACTCGCTCCTGCCGGTCATCGAGAAGGACCTGGTCTCGCCGGTATCGCGCAATCTGACCAAGCTCGGCGTGGACGTCATGCTCTCCTCCAAGGCGAAGTCGTGGACGAAGAAGGGCAAGCGCCTCGAGGTCGTCGCGGAGACCCCGGAGGGGGAGAAGAAGATCCTCTGCGACAAGGTGCTGATGTCCGTCGGCCGCGCTCCGCGCTCCAAGGGCCTCGGCCTCGAGAAGCTCGGCGTCGAGGTCGACAAGCGCGGCCACGTCGTCGTGGACACCGAGATGCTGTCCTCCGCCGGCAACATCTACGCCATCGGGGACGTCGTCGGCCAGCCCTACCTGGCCCACAAGGCCAGCCGCGAGGGCATCCTCGCGGCGCAGTCCATCGCGGGCGAGCCCCTCGAGACGCGCGGCCAGGTGCCGTGGGCCGTGTTCACCGACCCCGAGATCTCCTGGGTCGGCATGACGGACCCCGAGGCCAAGGCCGCGGGATTCACGACGGTGACGGGCAAGTTCCCGTTCGCCGCCTCCGGCCGCGCGATGGCCGTGCGCGAGACCGACGGCTTCTGCAAGGTCGTCGCCGACAAGGCGACGAACCGCATCCTCGGCGCCGGGTTCGTCGGCACGAACGCGTCGGACCTCATCGGGGAAGCCTGCCTCGCGGTGTCCGTCGGCGTCACCCTCGAGCAGGTCGCGCAGACCATCCACCCGCACCCGACCCTGACCGAGACCTTCGCGGAGGCCTGCGAGGTCGCCCTCGGCCATCCCGTGCACATGCTGCAGGTCAAGCGCGAAGCCCCGGTCTTCTAGACGATGCTCGTCCGGGATCTGGGTCTCAAGGAGTACGAGGAGGTCTGGAACCTCCAGCGCAAGCTCGTCTTCGAGCGGAGCGAGGAGAAGATCCCGGACACCGTCGTGCTGTGCCAGCACCACCCGGTCTACACGATCGGACGCTCGTCGAAGCAGGCCGTCCCCGAGGCGCTCCCGTACCCCGTCCACAAGATCGAGCGCGGGGGCGACCTGACCTGGCACGGCCCGGGGCAGCTCGTCGGCTACCCGATCTTCCATCTGCCCGGGCTCGGCCTCAAGGCCCGCTCGTACCTGGCCGCCCTGGAGGCCGTGCTCATCGAGGCGATCGCGCCGTTCGGCGTGAAGGCGACGACCGTCAAAGGCTTCACCGGCCTGTGGGTCGGGCGCAAGAAGCTGGCCTCGATCGGCGTCGCGGTGCGCGGCGGCGTCGCGTACCACGGCTTCGCGCTGAACATGAACAACACCTTGGCCCCTTTCGGCCTCATCCACCCCTGCCGGCTCGAGAGCGAGGTCATGACCACCATGGCCCGCCTGACGGGGGGAAGCGTCGACGAGCACGCCGTGAGCAAGGCCGTCGGCCAGGCGATGCTCCAGTATTTCGGACGGATGGTCAGGGACGATGCCCGCCCCTGACCGCTTGAACGGCCTCGACATCATCCTGGAGGACTCATGATCCGACTTTCCTCGCTGCTGCTGGCCCTGCTCGCGACGACCGCCCGCGCGGAGTTCTCCGTCCCGGGCTTCGAGCTCGTCTACTCTTATCCCGTCGAGACGGCCCTCGCCGAGCCCGACCTGCGCCTGGCCCAGGACGCCTGGCCCGCGATGTTCGACGCGGCGCAGAAGACGATCGACATCGAGCAGTTCTACGTGACCCCGTCCACGGGCGAGCCCCTCGAGCAGTCCCTCCAGGCCCTCGAGCGCGCCGCCGCGCGCGGCGTGAGGATCCGCGTCCTCCTCGAGAAGAAGTTCGAGAAGAACTCGCTCGACGGCATCGCGCGGCTCAAGTCCATCCCCGGCCTCGACCTGCGCATCATCGAATGGTCCAAGGTCAACGGCGACGGGATCGTCCACGCCAAGTTCTTCGTCGTCGACTCGACGCAGGCCTTCGTCGGCAGCCAGAACTTCGACTGGCGGGCCCTCAAGCACATCCACGAGCTCGGGCTGAGGATCACCGACGCCGGCGTCGTCGCGAGCGTCCAGCGGGTGTTCGAGCACGACTGGAAGGAGGCCGACACGAGGGTGTACGAGCTCGGCTTCAAGCCGGAGCCGCCGCCGGCGCCCGCGAGCCGCGACGCGGACCGCTCCGGGCGGGCCTACCTCGTCGCCAGCCCGTGGCGGAAGAACCCGCCCGGGGTGGGGGACTCCGAGTCCGAGCTGGTCCGGCTCATCGGCGAGGCCAAGTCCGAGCTGGCCGTCCAGCTCCTCGACTACAACCCGACGACCTACTCCCGTCCCAAGCGCTTCTACGCCCCGATCGACAACGCCCTGCGCGACGCGGCGGTGCGCGGCGTGAAGGTCAAGCTGCTCGTCTCCCACTGGAACACCGACGAGCAGTCCGTCGTCCACCTGAAGAGCCTTTCCCTGATCCCCGGCGTCGAGGTGAAGGTCATCACCGTGCCCGAGGCCAAGGAGGGCCGCATCCCCTTCTCGCGCACCGCGCACTCCAAGTACATGGTCGCCGACGGCAAGGTCGCCTGGGTCGGCACGAGCAACTGGGCGGGGGGCTACCTCGACTCCTCCCGAAACCTCGAGATCGTGGTGAAGGACGAGTCCCTCGCCGCGCGCGCCGCGAGGATCCACGCCCATCTGTGGGGCTCTCCTTACGCCGAGCCGCTGCAGCTCCTGAAGGACTACCCGAAGCCCCGGAAATGAGGAAGGCGCTCGACACCGCCGCGCTCGGCTTCGCCGGGCTGTGCCTCGGCCTGGCCGCCGGCGCCCTGCCCGCGGCGGCGTCGGCGGAGGCGAGGCTGGAGCTGTCCAAATCCCAGCTGGCCCTGACGCTCGGCCTGGGGCTGTGGACGCGCGCCTTGGCCTCCGGCTTCGCCGGCGCGCTCGTCGACCGCTTCGGCGTCCGCCGCGCCCTGCGCGGCGCGGCGGCGGGCGCCGCCGCCGCCGGGCTCGGCCTCGGCCTCCTGTTCCTCGGCGGGAGGGAGGAGACGGCGTTCGTCGGCGTCGCCATCCTGCACGCCGCCCTGTGCTATTTCCTGGCCTTCGCCGGGCCCGCCGCGGCCCGCATGAACGCCGCGCGCCTCGAGCCCGCGCTCCGCGGACGCCACTCCGGCCTTTACGGCGCGATCGCCTTCCCGGCCGAGTTCCTCGCCCTGCCGGCCGGCCTGTGGCTCGGCGGGCGTCTCCCCGCCGCGGCCTTCGTCTTACTGCCGGCCGGCGCCGCGCTCCTCGCCCTCGCCGCCGCCTTGCTCGCCCCCCGCGGGACGCGGGAGGACGAGCCCCATCCCCGGCTCGCCGAGCTCGCCGTCCTCGCCCGCCGCCGGGACGTGCTCCTGCCCGCCTCCCTCGAGGCCTGCGCGGGGGCCGCGCGCTGGGGCCTGCTGGGCTGGTCGGCGCAATTCCTGAACGAGGTGCACCACGTCCGGCTCGGGACGCCGCTGTTCGGCGCGGCGCTCGCCGCGGCCGCGGGCGGGGCCTTCCTGGGCCCCGTCCTCGCCGGGCTCGCGTCGGACAAGGGCTTCGGCGGACGCCGCGGGCCCGCGGCGGCGGTCTTCTTCGCGGCGCTGACCGGGGCGCTGATCGGCCTCGGCCGGGCGCTGGAGCCGGTCACCGCCGTCGCTTTCCTGGGCGCGGCCTGCGCCGCGTCCTTCGGCGTCCACGCCCTTCTCAGCGGCGCCGCCGCGATGGACGCCGGCGGCCGGCGCTCGGCCGGCGCGGTCTCCGGCCTGCTCGACGGCGTCCACCACGCGGCCGGAGGGCTCGCGATGCTGCTCGTCGGCGCGATGATCGACCGCGGCGGCTGGGCCGCCTGGACCCGCGCCTTGATCCCCTTCGCCGTCGCCGGCGCCGGCCTGTCTTTCCTGCTTGGCGCCTTTAAGGCTGAAGCTCCGGATCCTTGCCCTTGAGCAGCTGAGCGACCGGAGCCTGGCGCTTCTTCGGCACCGCGTGCCAGATCTTCACCGCGAGGGCGAGGCCGATCAATGAGAAAGGCACCAAGAAGACCGGCCACCAGAACCAGTTCGACGCGATCTTCGCCGCGTCGCCCGTAGGCGTGATCGAGCCGATGATGACGGACTGCAGGCCGGTCCCGAGATAGACCATGCCGTCGACGATGCCGACGGCGGCGCCCGCGTTCTTCGCGCCGCCGAAATCGGTGGTCGAGGTGCCCGAGAGGATGCCGTGCACGCCGATGACCGCCATCGACATCAGGATGACCGCCGCGCCGGCCCACCACAGCGCCTGATCGAGGGTGAACGCCAGGACCACCGCGCAGATCGCCATGAGGCCGTAGAGGACGCCCGCCATCGGCGCGCGCCGCGATTGGAAGAGACGGTCCGAGGCCCACCCGGTCAGGATGGAGCCGGCCACGCCCGCCAGGAACAGCACCATGCCCCAGTTCTGGACCACCCAGAAGGTCTTCTTGAAGCCGACCTCGGCCGCGAACAGCGGATACCAATGCATGATGCCGTTGCGCAGGATGCCGGAGCAGAATTCGATCCCGCATACGACGATCAGCACCGGATGGGTGACGATCTTCTTGAAGACCTGCATGACCGGCAGGCGCTTGCCGTCGTGGGACAGGGCTTCCTCGCCGGTGTCGAAATCCTTGTAGCCCGCCTCGCCGGGGGAGTCGCAGAGGTATCTCCACATGATGATCCAGGTCACGCCCAGCAGGGCCGCCGGGACGAAGAAAAGCCACCAATTCTGGTTCATCCCGGTGCCGCTCGGCAGGAAGAAATGGGCGATCGAA is a window from the Elusimicrobiota bacterium genome containing:
- the lpdA gene encoding dihydrolipoyl dehydrogenase, whose amino-acid sequence is MAISTDVLIIGGGPGGYVAAIKAGQLGRKVLLVDRDKLGGECLNYGCIPSKALIAAAGHAHKSKKSKDAGFDDPKHQLDWTKVVAWKDQMIGGFVKNIGVLVKGNKGEHIQGSAVFTTANTAVVTKADGSAEEVEFKHAIIATGSEIVSVPGFTIDGKDILGSKEALDLKTPPEGLVVVGGGVIGLEIGTFFAKLGTKVTVVEFTDSLLPVIEKDLVSPVSRNLTKLGVDVMLSSKAKSWTKKGKRLEVVAETPEGEKKILCDKVLMSVGRAPRSKGLGLEKLGVEVDKRGHVVVDTEMLSSAGNIYAIGDVVGQPYLAHKASREGILAAQSIAGEPLETRGQVPWAVFTDPEISWVGMTDPEAKAAGFTTVTGKFPFAASGRAMAVRETDGFCKVVADKATNRILGAGFVGTNASDLIGEACLAVSVGVTLEQVAQTIHPHPTLTETFAEACEVALGHPVHMLQVKREAPVF
- the lipB gene encoding lipoyl(octanoyl) transferase LipB, producing the protein MLVRDLGLKEYEEVWNLQRKLVFERSEEKIPDTVVLCQHHPVYTIGRSSKQAVPEALPYPVHKIERGGDLTWHGPGQLVGYPIFHLPGLGLKARSYLAALEAVLIEAIAPFGVKATTVKGFTGLWVGRKKLASIGVAVRGGVAYHGFALNMNNTLAPFGLIHPCRLESEVMTTMARLTGGSVDEHAVSKAVGQAMLQYFGRMVRDDARP
- a CDS encoding phospholipase yields the protein MIRLSSLLLALLATTARAEFSVPGFELVYSYPVETALAEPDLRLAQDAWPAMFDAAQKTIDIEQFYVTPSTGEPLEQSLQALERAAARGVRIRVLLEKKFEKNSLDGIARLKSIPGLDLRIIEWSKVNGDGIVHAKFFVVDSTQAFVGSQNFDWRALKHIHELGLRITDAGVVASVQRVFEHDWKEADTRVYELGFKPEPPPAPASRDADRSGRAYLVASPWRKNPPGVGDSESELVRLIGEAKSELAVQLLDYNPTTYSRPKRFYAPIDNALRDAAVRGVKVKLLVSHWNTDEQSVVHLKSLSLIPGVEVKVITVPEAKEGRIPFSRTAHSKYMVADGKVAWVGTSNWAGGYLDSSRNLEIVVKDESLAARAARIHAHLWGSPYAEPLQLLKDYPKPRK
- a CDS encoding MFS transporter; this translates as MRKALDTAALGFAGLCLGLAAGALPAAASAEARLELSKSQLALTLGLGLWTRALASGFAGALVDRFGVRRALRGAAAGAAAAGLGLGLLFLGGREETAFVGVAILHAALCYFLAFAGPAAARMNAARLEPALRGRHSGLYGAIAFPAEFLALPAGLWLGGRLPAAAFVLLPAGAALLALAAALLAPRGTREDEPHPRLAELAVLARRRDVLLPASLEACAGAARWGLLGWSAQFLNEVHHVRLGTPLFGAALAAAAGGAFLGPVLAGLASDKGFGGRRGPAAAVFFAALTGALIGLGRALEPVTAVAFLGAACAASFGVHALLSGAAAMDAGGRRSAGAVSGLLDGVHHAAGGLAMLLVGAMIDRGGWAAWTRALIPFAVAGAGLSFLLGAFKAEAPDPCP
- a CDS encoding MFS transporter, with protein sequence MDYPRHAFDYRLRRALNWVPMGLAYAFLYMGRYNLTVAKSALGDALMTKAQFGTIFAVGAWVYGVSFLASGPLTDKLGGRNAMLVGTGGALIVNAVMGLALYGMGNWGWNISLFWMFMVLYAINMHFQSYGAVAIVTVKAPWFHVRERGTGFAIVEATRAALPEKLGVWASIAHFFLPSGTGMNQNWWLFFVPAALLGVTWIIMWRYLCDSPGEAGYKDFDTGEEALSHDGKRLPVMQVFKKIVTHPVLIVVCGIEFCSGILRNGIMHWYPLFAAEVGFKKTFWVVQNWGMVLFLAGVAGSILTGWASDRLFQSRRAPMAGVLYGLMAICAVVLAFTLDQALWWAGAAVILMSMAVIGVHGILSGTSTTDFGGAKNAGAAVGIVDGMVYLGTGLQSVIIGSITPTGDAAKIASNWFWWPVFLVPFSLIGLALAVKIWHAVPKKRQAPVAQLLKGKDPELQP